The bacterium genome window below encodes:
- a CDS encoding VCBS repeat-containing protein, with amino-acid sequence MKIFDIFLNFFILLSIKGSKRFLSYYAIGLIISLITLSSAKAKEVNFYDHKYLDLKYQGDSLSSPTVVDLNDDGIIDLIIIGTLQGNIYAWDTKGNLYQGYPLTIADEIRGKVYCIDINNDLKKELVVATLSGYIITLNISGEKLWIGQGGGEIIKGITIDDVDEDGIMEILVPLASKRSGCLAIDGVSHKEKWFFPSSLQSNLPQVGDVDGDGQKEIICSGIDNLYCLNNQGQLLWKKYIGSNLNETLESCQPALSDVDGDGKLEVIMVANNKLIILDGKGKEILQISYGSSRLNKSINPPLVIDLNKDGKNEVVWADCSNNFYAFSMDKKIIPGFPIYTLSTIGDHFHTTPVVLDLIGDNDLEVILTSMDGYVYLMKYDRIGKSLKMLDSVRLPHLDNFKKSPLNVNPLIYDLDGDNDHELLVNYQEGVAIWSFPKKRAAKIFIEERKSTFEKRR; translated from the coding sequence ATGAAAATATTTGATATTTTTCTAAATTTCTTTATTCTCTTATCAATAAAGGGCTCGAAAAGATTTTTATCTTATTATGCAATAGGTCTAATAATCTCCTTAATTACCTTATCTTCAGCTAAGGCAAAAGAGGTAAACTTTTATGATCATAAATACTTGGATTTAAAATACCAAGGAGATTCATTAAGTTCCCCTACCGTGGTTGATCTTAATGATGATGGGATAATTGACCTTATTATTATAGGTACTCTGCAAGGTAATATTTATGCTTGGGATACAAAAGGAAATCTTTATCAAGGCTATCCCCTTACCATAGCTGATGAAATAAGGGGTAAAGTTTATTGCATAGATATTAATAATGATCTTAAAAAAGAGTTAGTAGTAGCTACCTTATCAGGATATATAATAACCCTTAATATTTCAGGAGAAAAGTTATGGATAGGGCAGGGGGGAGGAGAAATAATTAAAGGAATAACCATAGATGATGTGGATGAAGATGGAATTATGGAGATCTTAGTCCCTCTTGCTTCTAAAAGAAGTGGTTGTTTAGCAATAGATGGAGTTTCCCATAAAGAGAAGTGGTTTTTTCCATCTTCCCTCCAAAGTAATCTCCCTCAAGTAGGAGATGTAGATGGAGATGGCCAGAAAGAGATTATCTGTTCAGGTATAGACAATCTTTATTGTTTAAATAATCAAGGGCAATTACTTTGGAAAAAGTATATTGGAAGCAACTTAAATGAGACTCTTGAATCTTGCCAGCCAGCTCTTTCTGATGTGGATGGAGATGGTAAATTAGAAGTAATCATGGTAGCTAATAATAAACTTATCATCTTAGATGGAAAAGGAAAGGAAATTCTACAAATATCATATGGGTCTTCTCGGCTTAACAAGAGTATAAATCCTCCTTTGGTGATAGATTTAAATAAGGATGGAAAAAATGAGGTAGTCTGGGCTGATTGTTCTAACAATTTCTATGCTTTCTCCATGGATAAAAAGATTATCCCAGGCTTTCCTATTTATACTCTCTCTACCATTGGCGACCATTTTCATACTACGCCGGTGGTTTTAGATTTAATTGGGGATAATGATTTAGAAGTGATCCTTACCAGTATGGATGGTTATGTATACCTGATGAAGTATGATAGAATAGGAAAAAGTTTAAAAATGTTAGATTCCGTGAGACTACCTCATTTAGATAATTTTAAAAAGAGTCCCTTGAATGTAAATCCATTAATCTATGACTTAGATGGAGATAATGACCACGAGTTATTAGTTAACTACCAA